A stretch of the Actinotalea sp. JY-7876 genome encodes the following:
- a CDS encoding FAD-dependent oxidoreductase, translating into MSTTPPTAPARIVVVGGVAGGMSAAARARRLDEHAEIVVLEQSDYVSFANCGLPYHLSGEIAEREALLLHTPASLAAALALDVRTGTRVTAVDPAARTVTVLTADGPDTLSYDALLLAPGAVAVRPPIDGLDHPSVHALRTVPDLDALDARVAALTRDAGSTPPTAVVVGAGFIGLEAVEALVARGLQVHLVELAEHVLPPLDAELAPLVADELTAHGVHLHVGTSARRITARDDDGAVTVTLSDGTDVPADVVVVNVGVRPASDLARDAGLDLGPTGAIRVDADQRTSDPHIWAVGDAVEVTRAVTGALGPVPLAGPANRQGRRAADSMLGRRTTPQAPVLGTAIVRVFGLTAAMTGPGQADLRRAGMAHEVVRIHPGHHAGYFPGAEQVHLVATFAPDGRLLGVQGVGRDGVDKRIDVLATALRAGMTADDLAELELAYAPPYGSAKDPVNMLGFVAQNVLDGTMPQWHPDELDAVLAETLVLDVRSRAEYGRGHLEGALNIPHTELRARLDEVRDAAGGRPVSVHCASGVRSHIATRVLLAAGLDARNLSGGWLTLTAVHPRLTRA; encoded by the coding sequence ATGTCCACGACCCCTCCCACCGCCCCGGCGCGGATCGTCGTCGTCGGAGGTGTCGCGGGCGGCATGAGCGCCGCCGCGCGCGCCCGGCGGCTGGACGAGCACGCCGAGATCGTCGTCCTCGAGCAGTCCGACTACGTCTCGTTCGCCAACTGCGGCCTGCCCTACCACCTGTCCGGCGAGATCGCGGAGCGCGAGGCCCTCCTCCTGCACACGCCCGCATCCCTGGCCGCTGCCCTCGCGCTGGACGTGCGCACCGGGACACGCGTCACCGCCGTCGACCCGGCCGCTCGCACCGTCACGGTGCTCACCGCGGACGGGCCGGACACCCTCTCCTACGACGCGCTCCTGCTGGCGCCGGGTGCCGTCGCCGTCCGGCCGCCGATCGACGGGCTCGACCACCCGTCCGTGCACGCCCTGCGCACCGTCCCCGACCTCGACGCGCTCGACGCCCGGGTGGCGGCCCTGACCCGCGACGCGGGCTCGACGCCGCCCACGGCCGTCGTCGTCGGCGCCGGGTTCATCGGGCTGGAGGCCGTCGAGGCGCTCGTCGCGCGCGGCCTGCAGGTCCACCTCGTCGAGCTCGCGGAGCACGTGCTGCCCCCGCTGGACGCCGAGCTCGCGCCGCTCGTCGCCGACGAGCTCACGGCCCACGGCGTCCACCTGCACGTGGGCACGTCCGCGCGGCGCATCACCGCGCGGGACGACGACGGCGCGGTCACGGTGACGCTCTCGGACGGCACCGACGTCCCGGCCGACGTCGTCGTCGTCAACGTCGGCGTGCGACCGGCGAGCGACCTCGCCCGCGACGCGGGCCTGGACCTCGGCCCCACGGGCGCGATCCGGGTCGACGCCGACCAGCGCACCTCCGACCCCCACATCTGGGCCGTCGGCGACGCCGTCGAGGTGACCCGCGCCGTGACCGGTGCGCTCGGTCCGGTGCCGCTCGCCGGACCGGCCAACCGGCAGGGCCGACGCGCCGCGGACTCCATGCTGGGACGCCGCACCACCCCGCAGGCCCCGGTGCTCGGGACCGCGATCGTGCGCGTCTTCGGGCTCACCGCCGCCATGACCGGCCCCGGCCAGGCGGACCTGCGGCGCGCCGGGATGGCGCACGAGGTCGTCCGGATCCACCCCGGTCACCACGCGGGCTACTTCCCCGGCGCCGAGCAGGTCCACCTCGTGGCGACGTTCGCCCCCGACGGGCGCCTCCTCGGTGTGCAGGGGGTCGGGCGCGACGGCGTCGACAAGCGCATCGACGTCCTCGCGACCGCGCTGCGTGCCGGCATGACCGCCGACGACCTCGCCGAGCTCGAGCTCGCGTACGCGCCGCCGTACGGGTCCGCCAAGGACCCGGTCAACATGCTCGGCTTCGTCGCGCAGAACGTCCTGGACGGCACCATGCCGCAGTGGCACCCGGACGAGCTCGACGCCGTCCTGGCCGAGACCCTCGTGCTCGACGTCCGCTCCCGCGCCGAGTACGGCCGGGGCCACCTCGAGGGCGCGCTGAACATCCCGCACACCGAGCTGCGCGCGCGCCTGGACGAGGTGCGCGACGCCGCCGGCGGCCGCCCCGTCAGCGTGCACTGCGCCAGCGGCGTGCGGTCGCACATCGCCACGCGCGTCCTGCTCGCCGCGGGGCTGGACGCCCGCAACCTCTCGGGCGGCTGGCTGACGCTGACCGCCGTCCACCCGCGGCTCACCCGGGCCTGA
- a CDS encoding LPXTG cell wall anchor domain-containing protein: protein MNRRRIALTVLAAATLAVAPTAAMAYDAPSFNTSTTDATPTVGEAFTITTNGTTAGEAYTLTITSNPASISNDAITIAGTKSLAKTATGSSVTYSVTLSAAGTYTAQVFDAAGNLVGDEVLTVTAAGAAAGALPATGFDGVELAAGAGALVLAGAGAVLVARRRQTAQAR, encoded by the coding sequence ATGAACCGTCGCCGTATCGCCCTCACCGTTCTCGCCGCCGCGACCCTCGCCGTCGCCCCGACCGCCGCGATGGCGTATGACGCGCCGAGCTTCAACACCAGCACCACGGACGCCACGCCCACCGTCGGCGAGGCATTCACCATCACGACGAATGGCACGACGGCCGGTGAGGCCTACACGCTCACCATCACGTCGAACCCGGCGTCCATCTCCAACGACGCCATCACGATCGCGGGCACGAAGTCGCTCGCCAAGACGGCGACGGGCTCCTCGGTGACGTACAGCGTGACGCTGTCGGCCGCTGGCACGTACACCGCTCAGGTGTTCGACGCTGCGGGCAACCTGGTCGGCGACGAGGTCCTCACGGTCACGGCTGCCGGTGCTGCTGCCGGCGCCCTCCCCGCCACGGGCTTCGACGGGGTTGAGCTGGCCGCTGGTGCCGGTGCCCTCGTGCTCGCGGGCGCAGGTGCGGTTCTCGTCGCGCGCCGCCGCCAGACGGCCCAGGCTCGCTGA
- a CDS encoding DUF4012 domain-containing protein encodes MTNAGGVEAAPTRRSRRAAEAPRHASAARRRRRRPVLTAVQCLLVLLVAWAGWLALDALRAREELLTAAGLVTQLQDQVLAGDRAAAETTLADLQDHSDRAMAAAHGPHWSAASVLPWVGPNVRAVQVVSEVVDGLADRALPGLMDATAIVDPSALAPVDGRVPLAPLQEAAPAVVAADAEVQSAAERVASLDPAALWGPLAGPVADLTGQVNAVAMTTATAAKAVQLLPPMLGADGPRSYVLLVQNTAEPRATGGIPGAVILLEAEGGAVRVVEQRSGGPLVELPEPVLPLTAAEQALFGEDLASDIRDVTFTPDFPRTGELTKAIWEQELGGTVDGVLSVDPGTLALVLGATGPVPLPPGAVSDAVGGSLTSENAVEVLLNTVYLLLPPAEQDAFFAETSQGVFSAVVGGQGSPAAAVDALAEAARQGRLMVWSAREEEQNALSGTVLSGELRGSAGKNPVIGVFLNDGNADKMGYYLGFETTLGGGTCFADGTRELVVTVTLRNEVPGDPAQLPTYVTGTDPDFPKGHIQMNVLVYAPHGGLVDEVESTAGEPGITSQRHDGLAVVGRTVTLAPGATETITYSVLSGPEPGNHPEMRTTPVPRRVTSAPALPMCT; translated from the coding sequence GTGACGAACGCCGGGGGCGTGGAGGCCGCGCCCACCCGCCGTTCGCGCCGGGCCGCGGAGGCGCCGCGGCACGCGTCCGCCGCCCGACGTCGCCGACGCCGCCCCGTCCTGACCGCCGTGCAGTGCCTGCTGGTGCTGCTCGTCGCGTGGGCCGGGTGGCTCGCCCTCGACGCGCTGCGCGCCCGGGAGGAGCTGCTCACCGCGGCGGGCCTGGTGACGCAGCTCCAGGACCAGGTGCTCGCCGGTGACCGTGCCGCCGCCGAGACGACCCTCGCCGACCTCCAGGACCACTCGGACCGCGCCATGGCAGCAGCGCACGGCCCGCACTGGTCGGCCGCGAGCGTGCTCCCGTGGGTGGGGCCGAACGTGCGCGCGGTCCAGGTGGTCAGCGAGGTGGTCGACGGGCTCGCGGACCGTGCGCTCCCCGGGCTCATGGACGCCACCGCCATCGTGGACCCGTCGGCCCTGGCCCCGGTGGACGGGCGCGTCCCCCTGGCGCCGCTCCAGGAGGCCGCGCCGGCGGTCGTGGCCGCCGACGCCGAGGTCCAGAGCGCGGCGGAGCGTGTGGCGTCCCTGGACCCCGCGGCGCTCTGGGGGCCGCTGGCCGGCCCCGTCGCAGACCTCACCGGCCAGGTGAACGCGGTGGCGATGACCACGGCGACCGCCGCCAAGGCCGTCCAGCTCTTGCCCCCGATGCTCGGCGCGGACGGCCCGCGGTCGTACGTCCTGCTGGTGCAGAACACCGCCGAGCCGCGGGCCACCGGCGGCATCCCGGGCGCCGTGATCCTGCTGGAGGCCGAGGGTGGGGCCGTGCGGGTGGTGGAGCAGCGGTCCGGCGGTCCGTTGGTCGAGCTACCGGAGCCCGTGCTTCCGCTGACCGCCGCCGAGCAGGCGCTCTTCGGCGAGGACCTGGCCTCGGACATCCGCGACGTCACGTTCACGCCCGACTTCCCGCGCACCGGGGAGCTGACGAAGGCGATCTGGGAGCAGGAGCTCGGAGGGACAGTCGACGGCGTGCTGTCGGTGGACCCGGGGACGCTGGCGCTCGTGCTCGGCGCCACCGGCCCGGTGCCGCTTCCGCCCGGCGCGGTGTCCGACGCGGTCGGCGGCTCGCTCACGAGCGAGAACGCGGTCGAGGTGCTGCTCAACACGGTCTACCTGCTGCTACCGCCGGCGGAGCAGGACGCGTTCTTCGCCGAGACGTCGCAGGGCGTGTTCTCGGCAGTCGTCGGAGGCCAGGGGTCTCCGGCCGCCGCGGTCGACGCCTTGGCGGAGGCCGCACGACAGGGCCGGCTCATGGTGTGGTCGGCTCGCGAGGAGGAGCAGAATGCACTTTCGGGAACGGTTCTGAGCGGTGAGCTGCGCGGATCCGCAGGTAAAAATCCTGTTATCGGGGTGTTTCTCAACGATGGCAACGCCGACAAGATGGGGTACTACCTCGGCTTCGAGACGACCCTGGGCGGCGGCACGTGCTTCGCCGACGGAACGCGGGAACTGGTCGTCACGGTGACCCTGCGGAACGAGGTCCCGGGCGATCCGGCGCAGCTGCCGACGTACGTCACGGGGACCGATCCAGATTTCCCCAAGGGGCATATCCAGATGAACGTGCTGGTCTACGCCCCGCACGGCGGCCTGGTCGACGAGGTCGAGTCCACGGCGGGCGAGCCGGGAATCACGTCACAGCGGCACGACGGGCTGGCGGTCGTCGGGCGCACGGTCACCCTCGCGCCCGGCGCCACCGAGACCATCACCTATTCGGTCCTGTCGGGACCCGAGCCCGGGAATCATCCTGAAATGCGGACAACCCCGGTTCCGCGCCGGGTGACTTCTGCGCCCGCCCTTCCCATGTGCACGTGA
- a CDS encoding metal-sensitive transcriptional regulator: MELDKDEMVKVTNRLRRAQGQLAAVVRMLDEGRDCEDVVMQLSAVSRALDRAGFAIIASGMRQCLTAPAAGDEDAAPTLDVAKLEKLFLSLA, from the coding sequence ATGGAGCTCGACAAGGACGAGATGGTCAAGGTCACGAACCGCCTGCGGCGCGCGCAGGGGCAGCTCGCGGCCGTCGTGCGGATGCTCGACGAGGGCCGCGACTGCGAGGACGTGGTCATGCAGCTCTCGGCAGTCTCGCGCGCGCTGGACCGCGCGGGGTTCGCGATCATCGCGTCGGGCATGCGGCAGTGCCTCACGGCGCCCGCGGCCGGCGACGAGGACGCCGCGCCGACGCTCGACGTGGCCAAGCTCGAGAAGCTGTTCCTCTCCCTCGCCTGA
- a CDS encoding EAL domain-containing protein gives MATLDRAANTDTALDADQGAAQLALGLFNRRPDALEVELQRELGGGQLRMHYQPQLDLGDGRVVAMEALIRWAHPDHGLMTPGQFLPLAESNGLMGMIDTWALRTACRDGAWLASRGRTIEVAVNVTASQLTDPTFLTEVEQATRAAGLPIELLTVEMGLRDVLAQIYAARDVALGLHRRGVRVSVSDVGTGASSPGRLAQLRVGEVKVDRALTAAMDDASIGTVDVVREIVAAAKADGARVVAEGIETPAQYEAARLAGCDRAQGYLLGRPAPLEDLAGLLARSR, from the coding sequence ATGGCCACGCTCGACCGCGCCGCCAACACCGACACCGCGCTGGACGCAGACCAGGGCGCCGCGCAGCTCGCGCTCGGCCTGTTCAACCGTCGTCCCGACGCCCTCGAGGTCGAGCTGCAGCGCGAGCTCGGCGGCGGCCAGCTGCGCATGCACTACCAGCCGCAGCTGGACCTGGGCGACGGCCGCGTGGTCGCCATGGAGGCGCTGATCCGCTGGGCCCACCCCGACCACGGCCTCATGACGCCGGGGCAGTTCCTGCCCCTGGCGGAGAGCAACGGTCTCATGGGCATGATCGACACGTGGGCCCTGCGCACCGCGTGCCGCGACGGCGCCTGGCTGGCCTCGCGCGGCCGCACCATCGAGGTCGCCGTCAACGTCACGGCCTCCCAGCTCACCGACCCCACCTTCCTCACCGAGGTCGAGCAGGCCACGCGGGCGGCCGGCCTGCCCATCGAGCTGCTCACGGTCGAGATGGGCCTGCGCGACGTGCTCGCCCAGATCTACGCGGCGCGCGACGTCGCGCTCGGGCTCCACCGTCGCGGCGTGCGCGTCTCGGTGAGCGACGTCGGCACCGGCGCCTCCTCCCCGGGCCGCCTCGCGCAGCTGCGGGTCGGGGAGGTCAAGGTCGACCGCGCGCTGACCGCCGCGATGGACGACGCGAGCATCGGCACGGTCGACGTCGTCCGCGAGATCGTCGCCGCCGCGAAGGCCGACGGTGCCCGGGTGGTCGCCGAGGGCATCGAGACGCCCGCGCAGTACGAGGCCGCACGCCTGGCGGGCTGCGACCGGGCGCAGGGCTACCTGCTGGGCCGGCCGGCCCCGCTCGAGGACCTCGCCGGGCTGCTCGCTCGCTCGCGCTGA
- a CDS encoding low molecular weight phosphatase family protein, which produces MTTDSSAPTSRATFSILTVCTGNICRSPAVERLLAAGLGPDSGVSVTSAGTHAMVGYPVSEPMVPLLTTAGGTADGFAARQLTERLARDADLVLALTRAHRSAVVEAAPATVRRAFTLLEFARLAAAVDPAQLPAGTPAERLAALVPLATAQRGRTPVAPDADDVVDPYRRGDAVYAQVFDVMAPAVATIVAIARG; this is translated from the coding sequence GTGACGACCGACTCCTCCGCACCGACGTCTCGCGCCACCTTCTCGATCCTGACCGTGTGCACGGGCAACATCTGCCGCTCCCCCGCGGTCGAGCGCCTCCTCGCGGCCGGGCTCGGCCCCGACTCCGGCGTGAGCGTGACCAGCGCCGGGACCCACGCGATGGTCGGCTACCCCGTCTCCGAGCCGATGGTCCCGCTGCTGACCACCGCTGGCGGCACCGCGGACGGCTTCGCCGCCCGGCAGCTCACCGAGCGCCTCGCGCGCGACGCCGACCTGGTGCTCGCCCTGACGCGCGCCCACCGCAGCGCCGTCGTCGAGGCCGCACCGGCGACCGTGCGGCGCGCCTTCACGCTGCTCGAGTTCGCCCGGCTCGCGGCCGCCGTCGACCCGGCGCAGCTGCCGGCCGGGACCCCCGCCGAGCGCCTCGCCGCGCTCGTCCCGCTCGCGACGGCGCAGCGCGGGCGCACCCCGGTCGCGCCCGACGCCGACGACGTCGTCGACCCGTACCGGCGCGGGGACGCGGTCTACGCGCAGGTCTTCGACGTCATGGCACCCGCCGTCGCGACGATCGTGGCGATCGCCCGCGGCTGA